The Sebastes umbrosus isolate fSebUmb1 chromosome 1, fSebUmb1.pri, whole genome shotgun sequence genome includes the window attaatgtaCATTGTCccttttcaaataaaataaagtagaaaTCTAAAAATGTATCACTTGAGATTATTTGGCAGAAGTATGTATGTACATGCGCTCCAACACCACCCTGCTCTAAAATCATGAGGAGAGAACTACAACTAGGATTTCTGCAGTGACACTGAGGCTCAACCGGTGTACAAGATTCATTCTTTCAGATTGTCTCTAGAGACTGTGGTGTATGAACACGGTGTACAGGCACTCACTGGTCGATGAACTCTGTGCTGACGCCAAAGGCCTCGGCCATGTAGCCCAGGGTGAGGGAGCGGTAGGACTCTAGCAGCTGGCTGTAGGCCTGGATCCTCATCTCCCTCACATAGTAGCGGTAGTGTGGCGCAAAGAGCCAGTCCTTCTTCATCTCCTGCTCCACCGTGGCTGCAGCACACAAAGAGAACAAAGTTTCACGGTCATTATTGAAGTGTCACGCTGTGGCAGAGCAGGAAAAACACAGCAAGATGGCACACACATAATGCCTGTGACTAAAATCCAATTGTGActcattaaataaatgaaatcctGGAATACCAGACTGGAAAGAACAGCAAAATAACACTCTGCAAGTGACCAGATCAAGTGTTTGTTTCTTAGGTCAGTAAAAGAAAAGGTTTCCTCACCCAGAGACTGGAAGAAGACAGAGTAACGGCACTCGTAGAGGGAGAAAAGATACTGGCGAACAATAGGTAGACCGTGCAGCACCTCCAAGATCTCTGCTCCCTTTATTACCTAAAGAGGAAAACATTTCATTGGAGTCATACTGCCAACTTACATGTGTCTGAAAATATGTAATGCTAGCACCGTAACCTCAGTCTCCTACCTTTTCACGGAGGTCAGGCCTTTTGAGGGCGATCATGCACACGTAGACTGTGTAGGTGACGAAGGTCTTGTAGTCCATGAGCTCGTAGGAGGTGAAGGTGGAGACTGTGTCGAGGAAGAGCTCGGCGGCTTGCTTGAAGTCCCTGATGGCCACACAGTACAGGCCCTGGTAGACCTTCAGACGATTCCTCCTGTCCCAGTCTCCCCCCTCCTCAATAAGGCTGTAGAGAAAAGAGGAGCATAGAGAGGTGAGTACTGAAAAAGATTACAGAGACTTCTGGTTGGAGATGTTTCAGAACAAAGATACCGGAGCCTTTACCTCTTGGCTTTCTCTGAGTTGCGTGTGATGAGGTCGCTGTCCATGTAGAAGAGTCCGATCCTCAGCAGGTagaagacgatatctagtctgtGACCTAAAGCCACTGTCTTGTCATAAGTCTTCCTGAAGGCTGTGAGGGCGCCCTCCTGTGGACGCACAAGACAAAGGCAGACAGTGTCAATGaatctgctgctgctactactactactaccactactactaccactactactactactactaccaccactactactaccactactaccactactactactactaccactactactaccactactactactactactaccactaccactactactaccactaccactactactactaccaccactactactactactactactaccactactactactactactaccactactactaccactactaccactaccaagTCAATTCCAAAATTCTGAAACCTATTCTGAGACCCAcctatcagccaaaaagccattggaatatataggggagtatacccacttcctcctcagtaacctacctatctacctagtAGTACACCCACCTCATCCACAACACTACTGCTCGAGACTAACAGTGTCCCATTGTCccagggacgatagaaaatgtgtctgggatgcagtaaactcactattgacgCGTCCAGGGGACGTAACCTAtttttcccctgataatgctcacttaacgttagctgttagtagccgtgagcagcacagtcctgcacggagctaacaacATTAACAGGAGGCgcaattgatttacattatgatgcgttcagtaAAAATCaatattgggtgaaggtaaattgtaacgttatcatgatgtggtcaaatgtaatcttgtaaaatgaagcttttggcgagaaacttgaataaatccagatgtttgaaggagatgttttcacagcaatataaaatagattttagagagagaattatgatctgtttaacttcctaacaaaaaacagtatgtaaacacTAATAAAAAGAGCgcatgttgaagtacatgggatttattgttttactttagttttttaccgtggtatcgaattggtatcgataatcgtggaatttcacgggtattggtattgactactacatttttggtatcgtgacatccctaactgTGGGCATTTCATGTAACTACATCTATCTTGCCAAAGACGAAAAAAGCCTTTAGTTACTACAATACTATTTCAGAGGGAAACTGTCAACCACTTTGCTATAATGTCTGGTCATGTTAGGAAGGATGTACAGCAACTCTAATTATTACAGAATAGGTAATGAGAACCTAGTCAATAAGTGCAGGAGAGTGCTTTGGTAGTACTTAGGACTGTGGCTCTGATACAAAGCAGTGTTGAATAGGAAAGAGTGAGTGATACGTGCCTTGAAAAATACATCACTTAGTCATGACCTATGACCGACCGACCAGTCTCATATATACGATCTTTTGCAGGTGAAATTTTCACACGTGTGATCGTTTTACGTCTCGAACACAGCGGCacagaacatttgaatttaaatttttttatgaaagaaaagttacaaaaatgtttgtgtatgctGTCAATTACAGTTCTTAGAAAGAAGGAAAATCAGAATCTGCATGCCAGACTTTTAAAAGCAACTTTCCATGGGTACCGGTAATGTTGTTTAGTGTTATGAATTCTGTTCATTGTCTAATCAAGATAGGAATGTGCCTGTGCTAAGGAGACACCTGACATGGGTTTGTCTTAAAGCTGAATGATGCATCTTTTCAGCACTGACACTACAATTTACCCATCTGCGATAGTAACAATGCAATGGGTTGTAATCTAGTGCAAACTGAAATGACACTAAAACTCTTACTgcttagaaaaataatgaaaggCAGCAAAAAGAGATTttgaaagagaggaaaacagcATAGTCCCTCAGATAACTAACATTACTTTAGTATGACTTGATGATTTCTTGGTTACTGACCTAGCGTGCAAACACACTCTACGTGCACCGCAAACGACCAATCATAATTGTTCTCAGTACTGTGCTGCTGACGGTTTCAGTTACAACAgatataagaaaataaattaattataccGTACATAAGAGAATCATATATAGAATGAGCACTGTGTATTATGAAGTTTAGCCTGGATTTGATTATGAGGAATCAATGGTGTCGAGTGTAAATACTGGAGAATCGAACAGCTTTCTACCCCATTCATAGGTGACTCTAATCATTACATCGGCAGTG containing:
- the psmd6 gene encoding 26S proteasome non-ATPase regulatory subunit 6, with product MPLENLEEEGLPKNPDLRIAQLKFLLTMDGHRQDAAVKTELMDAIKANNMAPYYEGLCKDLKWQLDSDLQSKMKKANEEELKRLDEVLEDAEKNLGESEIRDAMMAKAEYLIRIGDKEGALTAFRKTYDKTVALGHRLDIVFYLLRIGLFYMDSDLITRNSEKAKSLIEEGGDWDRRNRLKVYQGLYCVAIRDFKQAAELFLDTVSTFTSYELMDYKTFVTYTVYVCMIALKRPDLREKVIKGAEILEVLHGLPIVRQYLFSLYECRYSVFFQSLATVEQEMKKDWLFAPHYRYYVREMRIQAYSQLLESYRSLTLGYMAEAFGVSTEFIDQELSRFIAAGRLHCKIDKVNEIVETNRPDSKNWQYQETIKKGDLLLNRVQKLSRVINM